In the Ricinus communis isolate WT05 ecotype wild-type chromosome 3, ASM1957865v1, whole genome shotgun sequence genome, AAACAGAATCTCCATCATATTTTGCTTGAGTAAAGCTAACTTTTTCCTCAAACAAGACATATGGAGGAGTAGGTCTAGGATAATAATGTCTAGTCCTAGGTTTGTCAAAACCtctattatggtatattttatttatttcaaatttatcgTTAACAAATTGactctctaaatttttaacttcattTTGTTCAAGATTATCAGAATTAAGTACACTAACAgaaggtttatctttcaaagaCAGACtagctaattttaaatttatttggttcaaaatatcatctttatcatttaatttaattaattgttgttcAGGAATCTCATGGGGTTAAAAAATAGGTTTCATAGGTATACCACCTGGCCTAGGTGCTTGATTATTTAGGCTAGATGTCTCTATCCTATCAAGTTGTGAAgcaattgtaaaaagaatctgatttgtataattattttgattttgaacatttctaatatctttttaataaaggGAGTTTGTCATCATTCTCAGAGCTTATCCTTTTAAAAGGTGAAGCAATTACTTCTTGATtatgaacatttattttaacttcttcTAAAGGTGGATGAAcagaaataatttgtttattttctacGGTTGTAGTCCAAGTTTTAGAAACTCTATCATTTGtaaaaaagtttttaaaaggaaattttatatcattattgttacaataaatttcaaaccaGATGAAAAACGGAACATTTACCTTAAcgaaatttaaatatttataaaatttttcttgaatagtctctctctccccctttgaaaaatgattttgaaatcaTAAAACTTTTTCACGATTTCTTATATGGTAATAATCAGATCgtaaaaaagatttatttatttcaaaaggtgtaaaaatcatatttaaagttgaaaaattttccatagTTGATCTAGAAGGTGACAAAACAGGTTCATCcgaatttttatcttgttctATATTAACAGAATCAGTGTAAAAAGGTTGAGAAAtcctattttcaaaatcaactccTTGTAAATTTGTATTAGAATTCGGAAAACGTGCTGTGTGTGTGGAAGGtctaaaattttcaatatcaCGAGTTTAATAactaggctctgataccatatgCGGAGCAGGATCgaaataatagagaaatagttaataataaaagaagagaaaaagaagaagtaagtaaataatttaaacaattatttcttgattatgaacatttattttaacttcttaTAAAGGTGGATGAAcagaaataatttgtttatttcctaTGGTTGTAGTCCAAGTTTTAGAAACTCTATCATTTGTAAAAAggtttttaaaaggaaattttatatcattattgttacaataaatttcaaacGAGATGAAAAACGAAAAAATCAGCTATtgtataaagaaaaacatatgaaacaataataatgacacttactttatatatataaatattaaattttaatttaatcttaaaagaataaaaaatttaaaatagtcaTAAAATACTTTCTGAAATTTTAAGCCTTTCATctgatttttataattttttttattatttttcaaagatagaagataaataaaattattacttataataaaaataataacaactaTATAGCGTgcaattaatttctaaaaatatataatctaCTATATTAAGCTTATTGTCTCATGTaaaattgttatatatttttgcaGTTATCTAATAACGTCTTTTACCATATTGATTTAAATCTCTActaaattacatattaaatttattttcaatcgtaattataaatttatattataaattgtcCTCGTATACTAAAACTTTATAATGCCACCTAATAGAATCCAAGTTGATAAATTGAACACTTGATGAAAcctttgaatttttcttttcaatttatatttttactatttacaattaaaactgataaaataaaatgtttaataaataaatatatggtcaaattcaattaaattatatattttttaatgtttttgttttaaagtTAATTAGACAAACTAagtatgtatttttaattgaattagattgaattgattaattcgatatgatattttaagaACATGGCTATATTAATCTAAAATCGGAAgtaattaagagaaaaaaataaaactttctttttcaacaaagaaaagactgggatattaaataagaaaaagacaaagaatAGCCAgcaaagagaaaggaaaaaaagacaagaaaaattGGAAAGCGAGAGCAAATCATTCCAGTCCTCATGGTTGTATCCGATGATATCATCACAACACACACAAACAAACCGTTATTTACTTCTACTTGTAGCCAATCACATCGTTTTGAACTTCTGCCACTTGGCACTTCGCTAGTGGAGAGACGTGCTGTCGGCCCCACGTGATTTTTCACGGGAAAGTGTGACTGCGCGTAAAGGGAACGCGCGCGGGCTTGAGGTTTGGATTGAAGTCTCAACGTTTGAGGAATCGAACCTCGAAGGTCcttcttaaaaaagaatattcgACGCACTATTCTCGTTTTGATGCAATCGGTGACTGCCACGTTGATTAAGAGTCAACAGCCATATATCTATTGGCAGGAGCAGTAATTGCCCACATAagtatttcattttaaaaaatatatttttgtttttcagaaaaagataaattgatATCATGTATGCGTATTATCAAGTTAAGAATATTGTTTATATCGTGTTAATATATATCCTTCTCGATTTTCTAAACtcaggtaaaaaaaaaaaaataacacctatatattttacttaaattatttaaaaattgactGATTCGATTAGTTTTTATCCTAGTTtgtctatttttatatgttatgaaactttaatatatttgattttttagtttttaaaataattattaataatatatattaaattattattttaaattaaattttttattcttatttattattgtttagtttaatataatataaatttatatggttaaaataaatataatattataaatacaattaaaaaaattataatgaatcgctgatttattaaaaatatatatataatagaagtttttaaaatataaaatataaaagtaaattgaatatcataaaaaaatctattcgATTTAGTTTTTGAtgtctaattaaataatgaacacttctaattaattgaaaaatctaataaaataattctgtGGAAGATactttttaatcaattaagcaATAGTCGGTCGATCAATCATCTTATTAGTTAGAGGAATAACAGaatatattatagaatattatgCAAGCACAATCGGAGAGAAACTAACCTTTAAAAACGCGCCAGAAAGAGGAGCGTGCAATTACCAGTTAAAGAAGGGGAAGGTAATAAATAGAAGATGCGTTTGGGTGGAGAAATTAGAGAATACAGAAGAAAGCAGCAGGAAGTGCCACGTGTGACATACCTGGCAAACTCCCATCATcgcatcttcttcttcttcttcttcttcttctctctctcactTTGCCTCGAAAAAtactttcttttctgtttatatttatttaattcatttatttttttttcgttTTAAAAAGAGAGTAACACTTTTGAGAGGTAGAACCTTTGTGAGTTCTAAAATTTGGGGTTTGCTATTACCAggtatttttttgtttttgtttttgtttttgtttaatttaacaattttGTTAGGATTAGCGGAATTagagatttaattttaattatggattttttctaattcaaCATTAGGGTTTTTATTCAGCTGTTTCAATCATTTACGTAGCTTtctctaatttaatattaaatttagggAATTTAGAGTGTTTTCTATATGAGCTGCCAAATTGGAGATAAAATTTATCTCTTGTTATTGAATTTTGGGTTTTATTTGTTCTAATGTTAATGTTATGTGAGTGATAGTATTACTCCCATGTGTAATAAAAGCAATGAGTGCTTGAACAACACTCATAACCCTGTTGATcttgatcatcatcatcatcatcatcatcatcgtcatcatcatcatcatcatcgtcaTCATCACCAGGAGCAGCAAAATCTTCACTTAATGGATTCTACTGCAACATCTGTTACTTCTTCAAGTACTGTTGGCTCTAATGCTGGTTCACATGATGAGAACACCCCGCGTGTTAAGTTGTTATGTAGCTTCTTAGGTAGTATAATGCCTAGACCTCAGGATGGGAAGCTACGCTATGTGGGTGGCGAGACTCGAATTGTTAGTTTGCCTAGGGATATTAGTTTTGAGGAGTTAATGAATAAGATGAGAGAGCTTTATGAAGGGGCATCAGTTTTGAAGTACCAACAGCCTGATGAGGATCTTGATGCGTTGGTTTCGGTTGTGAATGATGATGATGTGACTAATATGATGGAGGAGTATGAAAAGTTGGATTCTGGGGATGGGTTCACTAGGCTTAGGATTTTTCTGTTTTCGCACCCGGACCAAGATGGTTCCTCGCATTATGTTGATGGGGATGAGAGGGAGTCTGAAAGGAGGTATGTTGATGcattaaataatttgaatGATGGAGCTGATTTTAGAAGGCAGCAAGCTGATTCTCCTTTGATTGGTCCGATTGAAGATGTCCATTTACATGAACACTTTTTTAGTCCAATGAATCTTGATAGTGGTCTTCATAACCAAAGGAGTGGTGAGATGCTGATACCGCAGTATAATTTGCATCATGTTGCAATTCCACAGAGGTACAATGAAATGGAAGGTCCGTGGAGTCCTGCATTTTATTCTCCTAGGCATCATGGGCACCATGATCCAAGACCGTTGACAGAGTTTCCAAATTCACCCCCTTCTTCCCGGTATCGTACGCAGTTTGGAGAATTTCCTGATAGAGGCATGGATAGAGTATCTGAAGAATATGCTAGGTCACAGCTAAATCATCATCCTGCTTATGACCACCAGCCACCATATCCTGATAATGTAGTATGGATGCCTCCTGGAACTATATCTGGTGATAATAAGGCTGGTTTTCCTGGTAACTTGCTGCATGGTCCTACTGTTGTTGAAGGTAGTAGCACTTGTGAGCACTGCCGGGTGGCTTTCCAAAGAAATCAACTACATTTGGAGCAACCTAATGTAGGAAATCCAGTTCACCAGGTTGCTAATTCATGTACTGAGTGCCACCCAAATAGAGAACATTTCATGTTAAATGCAGATACAAAGGTTCACCACGCGATGTACCCAAAAGATCAGAATGATCCTCGATCCATCTATAATGAAGCTCACAGCCATGAAAGAGGATGGAGCCTGCAGCATCAGTTGAGTCCTCATGCTGATGAAGCAAGAACACATATCTCTGGAGCTGGAAGAATTAATGAGCATTATATAGTAGATGGTCCTGGCATTAATTATCCTCTTGGACATTCCAATTTAGCGGATGGCCAACATGCATCCTCGAACCATAGTCATCACCGAGCTGGACATGAATTGGGTAATGACGTTTTTCATGATCAAGCTGTGGCTGCTATGCACCACCTACACATTCCTCCTTCAGAAGAACGTGCAGTTCGATATGGGAATTTTGCTTATGGCTATGGAACAGAAAATCCTTACCCGATTTCACACGGCCATTTACATCCTCAGACTTTATGGAGAAATGTTCAGAACCCTGTGCACGGTACTCCTTATGACACATCCAGTGCAACCTCACAGGTGAATGGAACTGTTAATCCAGCACTTCTCAGGGGCACGTTAGAGGGGAGTCAACGAACTGGTAATGACCTGGACAATATGCACTCTAGGTTGGAGTCTGCACAGAAAATTTTGGGTTTTGATGGAACAACAGCCCCAGAATACTCTTATGGccattctttaaaattaactCCGAATCATTATGGTCCAGAGAATAAGCAGTTGTTTACTCCAGAAACTGTACGACCACCACTACCACGTGAAATCCGAAGCTCCTCTGCAATTTCAGGTACTTCTGGTTACAATCCAGAGTTATCTAGCAGCAATATTATGGAGGTGACAAAAATGGAGAAACCTGTCCTTGGCATGGAAAAAGAAGCAATTTATGCAGAGCAGATCGAAAACTTGGATGTGCAAAACCTACTTTCCACAGAGCAAGACATGGTTGCTCGGGGTAATGGTGATGCTGCACTCTTGGAGACTCTCCATTCAAATTCCTCGAGGCATACAGAAGGAGCTGGTGACATTGTTAAAGGGGGTGAAACTGATCCTTCAGCTGTTATGGAAACTTCAAAGCTATCACTTGACCGATTAAGTTTCTTACCTGAGCTTATTGCTTCTGTAAAGAAGGCAGCATTGGAAGAGGCTGAGGAGGTGAAAGCTGTTGTCAATGAGAATGAGCATAGTTCAGCATCAAAAGAAGCAACTCCAAGTGAATCTGAAGCAGTGGTGAGAATGGATTAGATTACTAAAAAGAGCAGTATCTGTGTTGTACATCATCTTCTCTTTAATTTCCTGTTTTTCTTTCAGAATGCTCATGAAGAACCAGAGTTGGATTCTGAAAGTGACAATATAAACACTAATGAAATTGAACCAACAAAGGCTGAGGAAGAAGCTATTGAAAGGGGATTACAGGTCCTTATTTGCTGTTTCATTAACATGATTGATGTTTTTCTCTTGCATCCCCATGGATGTtttcatctattatttcttgtttttctaaattctatcTCATCTTTCTGTTATTTTTCACTTCAATTTTAACAGCAtgcttgttttattttcagaCAATTAAAAATGATGATCTAGAAGAGATTCGGGAATTAGGTTCTGGAACATATGGAGCTGTTTATCATGGAAAGTGGAAGGGTTCTGATGTAGCtataaagagaataaaagCCAGCTGCTTTGCTGGGAGGCCTTCTGAAAGAGAGCGTCTGGTAGAGTCTATAGCCTTCTGATACTTCTTCCCTTTCACTAACTTTCTTGCTTTTAACCCTGTTATGGAAGAATGATAAAGTATATCATGTTATAACATACTTTAAGTGTGATTTAATGGCAGGTTAATCTTGCCTATAATCATTGAACTTATTGCTATGCTTTAATAAGGTCTCTAGGTTTTAAGAATAACACAACTTTGACTTTCTTCCCACTAGAGTCATTATTGCTAGATTTTGGAAGAATCTTAAACTTGATAACCATGTACACTTTTTCTAATATACTTCTACAATTAGAAAGTCATGcaactttcttatttagcTTATACTAAAACTTTTGCAAGAGTAATATtattgaaacaaaattaatgtTGAGTTATTTTGTGATACAATTGAAGCTTAGTAAGCGTGCTAAAATTTAGTGACCATGAGTGATATTAAGTTATCTAATGCTGCTTCTAAAGCAACGGCAAAAGAGTCTTCtgatatttttttgataattgcAGCCTATTTGTTGAGCAGGCTACTAAATATTTTGGCCTTCATGATGCTAGAGTAAAAACTCTCATATGCCAGTTAACTATGTCTAAACAACTAAGATATGATAACAAACTTGATTCAGAAGCTTggttagattaaaaaattttgggTGCTCTCACTTTTCATGCATGGTTGCTGTTCCAGCATCATTAACTTAGACATCTAGACATCAATGTATTCCTTATGGCAATCTCACAATAGTGCGCGGCCTCccttttttctatttgatttttttccttttttttttcttttctgttgcTTATACTAGTACTTAATGTACTATTGTACTGTAATTACAAGCTAGTATTAGCATAGCCTCACAGATTCTTGGTTGGGATGATAGAAGCAGTAAAATGGAATCTGGACTGTGGTTATATGAAGTTTATTGTTGCTTTCAATCCTTATGCATGGTCGGCGTAGTAATTGTGCACAAGTTGAGGAGGGGAAATTTAAATACCGTGGATACTAGTATTTAGCTCCAATGTGATTAGTTCACTCTGATTACAACAGCGCCTGATTCTGGCAGGCCTCTTTTTTGTGCTGTTTGTTGTTCTAAATCATACTTTATGGTGTATCCTATTGGAGCTGATGCCAGTGTACCTGTTAAGAAGGATGATGTATACTCAAAACAGTTACCATCATTCAAAATACTATACTGAATTTCTCAGTGCTGTAGAAATTTATTAGTAGCACTGTACTGAGTTGTGGCTATTTGTTTGAAACATCTGATTATTAATGAGGTTgattagaaataattattgtttCATTTATGTTATTTCTGTAGATTGCAGATTTCTGGAAGGAGGCTTTGATATTGAGTTCATTACACCATCCAAATGTTGTTTCTTTCTATGGCATAGTTCGTGATGGCCCTGATGGATCTTTAGCAACTGTCACGGAGTTTATGGTTAATGGTTCTTTGAAACAGTTTTTGCAGAAGAAAGATAGGTAACTAAGTTGATGATGGTGTAGTGGGTTTgtacatttaattattttgtttgtagTTTCTATTGTCTTTAAACATAAGTGGAGCATTCCTTAAGGTAAACTTATTAACAAAGATGAGAAGATAAAAACCCCAGTGTTCTTGGAAGGAAGAATGTGTGACAGTCTAATGTTATTGGACAGAACCATTGATCGCCGTAAGAGACTCATCATAGCTATGGATACCGCATTTGGCATGGAATACCTGCATGGGAAGAACATTGTTCATTTTGATATGAAGTGTGAAAACCTCTTAGTAAATATGAGAGATCCACAACGGCCTGTTTGTAAGGTATGAATTCTGAGATGATACTGTGAATTACTACCTAAATATGGGTTGAGCTTTACTTTTATCAGCCAAAATCTTCTGTTTTCATAAATGTTATTGAAAAGCTTTAAAGTTCTGAATCCAATAGCCAGCTTCTCAGTTGCCTGCACTTGAGGCGTGTTAAAGTTTACAGCTTTTGATGGTTGTTGGGGTTTAGCTTGTCTACTTCTACTGGatgattattttatcttcttcAAAATGTTATTTAATACAAGGAATTAGTTCCAACTTCTGAAGGAGATGGCTTGGCAACTAACCCTGTATACATTCTCTTCTAGATTGGTGATTTAGGCTTATCAAAGGTGAAACAGCACACCTTGGTGTCAGGCGGTGTTCGTGGAACTCTACCCTGGATGGCACCTGAGCTTCTGAGTGGAAAAAGTCACATGGTGACGGAAAAGGTCGAATTTCTCAtctgaaatattaaattttctttattatattattatttacaatgttattttataaattatcttttcaTGTGTTGTAGATTGACGTATACTCATTTGGGATTGTTATGTGGGAGTTGCTGACTGGGGAAGAGCCATATGCTGGTTTGCATTGTGCCTCCATAATCGGTAAGTGCAATGCTATAATTGACTGCGTTAAATAGATCGTTGGCAATATAATGTGCTGTTACCCATTTTATTGACAAATGATATAAGTACATTGGGATAATATCAACTTCAGGCAAGAGTTCCTTATTCAGGGGAGTTGAAAAGGAGTAGGGAAAACCAAGAAATTGATAGTCTATTGGGAAGTCAAAACAGCAAGCTgatatcattaattaataacagGATTTGCttgtgaaagaaaagaggatGTTTGAAAGTAATAAATTTGTAGCCCAATCTGCACTTTTTGACAGCTTAGGCTCAATTAATTTTGTAAGCCCATATAAAATGAATACTCAATTGGGATGAGGAATGTGATATTATCATTATTCTCCATTAACAAAGCGAAAATTTGCATCAAGTTGTGTTTGATTCCGTGCAAAGCATGGATGGATGAAATCAAGGCTGTTTGTGCCTCAACATTTCAAAAATTCTGGCTTCTTCTTCAAACAGCTGAAAATGATGTGGACAAGGAGAAGAAATTTGGAATTGTTTTGGTATGATTTAGGTCTTTTAGGCTTCTGCTATGTTTTTGAGTAtttataatatgttatttGCAGGAAAGAAGAGTTTCTCCCTGTTTGTGTGATTTATTTGGTATTGCTACTAAAAGTTGCATATGGACTAATTCTAAAAGTGTTAGGAGTATCAAGAGTCTCCATGCATTACTCAAATAATGAGTGCagaattattttacaaattctCTTGGAGTCTAGTTTAAAGTCTATGTCTTCTTCAACAAGCCAgccaaaaattcaaatataatatttattgatcTCTTGCTTTGAAAGTTCTGACTTATTCCCTATATCAATTAGCATAGAAGAGGCCTAACTCTGTTGAAATTTACTGTTTGCAGTACCAAAACATGCATTGCAAAAAGCACTATAACCTCAATATATCAATCATTCCCAGAAAAGCCTATACAAGCATAAAAgcacaattttcttttatgactTCTTCAATGGATTCTTTTACCACTTTTGACAGTTATTTAGCTTCTGCTGGTTGTCCTACATTATAGTGATACAAAATCCTAAAAGCCAATAGAATTTTTGCG is a window encoding:
- the LOC8277895 gene encoding uncharacterized protein LOC8277895 isoform X1, whose translation is MCNKSNECLNNTHNPVDLDHHHHHHHHRHHHHHHRHHHQEQQNLHLMDSTATSVTSSSTVGSNAGSHDENTPRVKLLCSFLGSIMPRPQDGKLRYVGGETRIVSLPRDISFEELMNKMRELYEGASVLKYQQPDEDLDALVSVVNDDDVTNMMEEYEKLDSGDGFTRLRIFLFSHPDQDGSSHYVDGDERESERRYVDALNNLNDGADFRRQQADSPLIGPIEDVHLHEHFFSPMNLDSGLHNQRSGEMLIPQYNLHHVAIPQRYNEMEGPWSPAFYSPRHHGHHDPRPLTEFPNSPPSSRYRTQFGEFPDRGMDRVSEEYARSQLNHHPAYDHQPPYPDNVVWMPPGTISGDNKAGFPGNLLHGPTVVEGSSTCEHCRVAFQRNQLHLEQPNVGNPVHQVANSCTECHPNREHFMLNADTKVHHAMYPKDQNDPRSIYNEAHSHERGWSLQHQLSPHADEARTHISGAGRINEHYIVDGPGINYPLGHSNLADGQHASSNHSHHRAGHELGNDVFHDQAVAAMHHLHIPPSEERAVRYGNFAYGYGTENPYPISHGHLHPQTLWRNVQNPVHGTPYDTSSATSQVNGTVNPALLRGTLEGSQRTGNDLDNMHSRLESAQKILGFDGTTAPEYSYGHSLKLTPNHYGPENKQLFTPETVRPPLPREIRSSSAISGTSGYNPELSSSNIMEVTKMEKPVLGMEKEAIYAEQIENLDVQNLLSTEQDMVARGNGDAALLETLHSNSSRHTEGAGDIVKGGETDPSAVMETSKLSLDRLSFLPELIASVKKAALEEAEEVKAVVNENEHSSASKEATPSESEAVNAHEEPELDSESDNINTNEIEPTKAEEEAIERGLQTIKNDDLEEIRELGSGTYGAVYHGKWKGSDVAIKRIKASCFAGRPSERERLIADFWKEALILSSLHHPNVVSFYGIVRDGPDGSLATVTEFMVNGSLKQFLQKKDRTIDRRKRLIIAMDTAFGMEYLHGKNIVHFDMKCENLLVNMRDPQRPVCKIGDLGLSKVKQHTLVSGGVRGTLPWMAPELLSGKSHMVTEKIDVYSFGIVMWELLTGEEPYAGLHCASIIGGIVNNSLRPQIPTWCDPEWKSLMESCWAADPAERPSFTEISRKLRSMAAAVNVK
- the LOC8277895 gene encoding uncharacterized protein LOC8277895 isoform X2 → MCNKSNECLNNTHNPVDLDHHHHHHHHQEQQNLHLMDSTATSVTSSSTVGSNAGSHDENTPRVKLLCSFLGSIMPRPQDGKLRYVGGETRIVSLPRDISFEELMNKMRELYEGASVLKYQQPDEDLDALVSVVNDDDVTNMMEEYEKLDSGDGFTRLRIFLFSHPDQDGSSHYVDGDERESERRYVDALNNLNDGADFRRQQADSPLIGPIEDVHLHEHFFSPMNLDSGLHNQRSGEMLIPQYNLHHVAIPQRYNEMEGPWSPAFYSPRHHGHHDPRPLTEFPNSPPSSRYRTQFGEFPDRGMDRVSEEYARSQLNHHPAYDHQPPYPDNVVWMPPGTISGDNKAGFPGNLLHGPTVVEGSSTCEHCRVAFQRNQLHLEQPNVGNPVHQVANSCTECHPNREHFMLNADTKVHHAMYPKDQNDPRSIYNEAHSHERGWSLQHQLSPHADEARTHISGAGRINEHYIVDGPGINYPLGHSNLADGQHASSNHSHHRAGHELGNDVFHDQAVAAMHHLHIPPSEERAVRYGNFAYGYGTENPYPISHGHLHPQTLWRNVQNPVHGTPYDTSSATSQVNGTVNPALLRGTLEGSQRTGNDLDNMHSRLESAQKILGFDGTTAPEYSYGHSLKLTPNHYGPENKQLFTPETVRPPLPREIRSSSAISGTSGYNPELSSSNIMEVTKMEKPVLGMEKEAIYAEQIENLDVQNLLSTEQDMVARGNGDAALLETLHSNSSRHTEGAGDIVKGGETDPSAVMETSKLSLDRLSFLPELIASVKKAALEEAEEVKAVVNENEHSSASKEATPSESEAVNAHEEPELDSESDNINTNEIEPTKAEEEAIERGLQTIKNDDLEEIRELGSGTYGAVYHGKWKGSDVAIKRIKASCFAGRPSERERLIADFWKEALILSSLHHPNVVSFYGIVRDGPDGSLATVTEFMVNGSLKQFLQKKDRTIDRRKRLIIAMDTAFGMEYLHGKNIVHFDMKCENLLVNMRDPQRPVCKIGDLGLSKVKQHTLVSGGVRGTLPWMAPELLSGKSHMVTEKIDVYSFGIVMWELLTGEEPYAGLHCASIIGGIVNNSLRPQIPTWCDPEWKSLMESCWAADPAERPSFTEISRKLRSMAAAVNVK